The following proteins come from a genomic window of Actinomycetota bacterium:
- a CDS encoding ferritin-like domain-containing protein — MDKDKLIALLNDDLGHELQAVCVYLYQYAVASGIKGHDLRQIIEPEIADELGHAKFLADKIVALGGEPRIEPAAWEPKRDVRSMLEYNLKLEREAIAGYTERADQAKEFGDVGLAVRLEDIVADETEHAELMERLLRGIDH, encoded by the coding sequence ATGGACAAGGACAAGCTCATCGCCCTGCTCAACGACGACCTCGGCCACGAGCTGCAGGCCGTCTGCGTCTACCTCTACCAGTACGCGGTCGCCAGCGGGATAAAGGGACACGACCTCCGGCAGATCATCGAGCCCGAGATCGCCGACGAGCTGGGACACGCGAAGTTCCTCGCCGACAAGATCGTCGCGCTTGGCGGGGAGCCCCGCATCGAGCCGGCGGCCTGGGAGCCGAAGAGGGACGTGCGCTCGATGCTCGAGTACAACCTCAAGCTCGAGCGGGAGGCCATCGCCGGTTACACCGAGCGCGCCGACCAGGCGAAGGAGTTCGGCGACGTCGGCCTCGCCGTCCGCCTCGAGGACATCGTGGCGGACGAGACGGAGCACGCCGAGCTCATGGAGCGGCTCCTGCGCGGCATCGACCACTGA